GTGGAAAGCATGACGTTGAGACGTTAAGACGTTGAGACGTTGAGAGGTTGAGAGGTTGAGAGGTTGAGACGTTGAGAGGTTGAGACGTTGAGAGGTTGAGAGGTTGAGACGTTAAGACGTTGAGACGTTGAGACGTTGAGAGGTTGAGAGGTTGAGAGGTTGAGAGGTTGAGAGGTTGAGACGTTAAGACGTTAAGGCTCACTTAGTTGGAAGTTCATGAATTCATGAGTTCATGGGCTCAAGGGTTCAAGGATTTCCCGATGTGGCGGCTTTTGGGATTGGAGCTTAGCTTCGGCATGAGTTTATGGATTTTCACATTTTTATGTCAGTCATGCATATAATTTGTTAAAATTAGATTTGGAAAAAAATGGAGGCAGGCTTATGACAGAACAGCTGAAGACGTACGAATATCAAACAGAGATCAAAAGGATTCTGGACATTGTCATTCATTCCATCTATTCCAACACAGATGTCTTTATCCGTGAACTCATTTCAAACGCTTCGGATGCCCTTGAAAAATTCCGTCACATTATACTCACGGAAGAATCGGTTGTGGATAAGGAAATCCCCCAGGAGATCCGTATATCCATAGAAAAAGAGGCAGGCAATCTGGTGATTGAGGATACGGGTGTGGGAATGACAAAGGAGGAATTGATTGAAAACCTGGGTACCATCGCTCATTCCGGAACGGCAGAATTTTTAAAACAGCTTCAAAAACATCCCGGGCAATCAGCCGAGATCATCGGTCAATTCGGTCTGGGATTTTATTCAGTCTTCATGGTATCCGATCATGTGAAAGTCATAACCCGTTCTTATAAACCGGCGGCAAAAGGTTACGTCTGGGAATCTGACGGAGCCAGCGGATATACCATTGCCCGGGAAGAGGGAATTAAGCGGGGCACCCGAATTGTTATCCACCTGAAAGAAGAAAAAAAAGAGTACCTGGATGAAGAAAAACTAAAAGAAATCATCCATGAATACTCAAACTTCGTCACTTTTCCCATATTACTCTCCGGGAAAAAAATCAACACCATCCAGGCGATCTGGACCCGCAGGCCCCGGGAAATCAAAGAAGAAGAATACACTGAATTTTATAAATTTATCTCCAATACGGAATCCGAGCCTCTCTTCCGCCTTCATACCTCTTCCGATGCACCTATTCAGTTAAATGCTTTGTTGTATATCCCCAAAGAAAACTACGAAATATTCGGACTAAACCGCCTGGATCCGGGTGTCCATCTTTACTGTAATAAAGTTCTGATTCAATCCAAAGTAAAAGATCTCCTTCCTGAATACCTCCGTTTTGTCAAGGGTGTGGTGGATTCGGAAGATCTGCCTCTGAATATTTCCAGGGAAACGCTGCAGGATAATCATCTGGTTAAGAAAATCGGCAAGCATCTGACAAAGAAAATTTTATCTACTCTGAAAAACCAGAAAAAAGAAAATCCTGAGAAATACCGAGATTTCTGGAAACAGTTCTCCAATTTTATCAAGGAAGGTGCTAACACAGATTACGAGAACCGGGAAGACCTGGCAGAACTTCTCCTGTTTGAATCCAGTAAAACCAAAGCAGGCGAATGGACTTCCCTGGAAGAATATGTCTCCCGGGCTCCGGAGGATCAAAAGGAGATTTATTATCTGACGGGGACGTCCAGAGATGAACTGGAAAACAGTCCCTATATGGAATCCTTCCGCGCTGCGGACATTGAAATTTTTTACCTGACCAATCCCATTGATGATTTTGTCATGACATCCATCCGGGAATACAAAGAAAAAAACCTTGTCTCAGCCGACAATGCCAACATCAAACTTCCCCAAAAAGCGGATAAAGCTGATTCAAAGGATGAAGGAAAAGAAAAGGATAAGGCGGATGACAAAGAGATGAAGGGCTTTATAAAATGGCTTGCCAAACATCTCAAGGACCGGATTTCAGAAGTAAAAGTTTCTGAACGTCTGGTAGACAGTCCGGCACTTCTTGTTAATCCCGATGATATGATGACAGTCCACATGCAGAAAATTCTGGAGCAGGCCGGACAGTCCCTATACTCATCCGGGAAAAAAGTGCTGGAAATCAATCCGAAACACGATTTAATCCGGAAAATGGTTAATTTGAAAAAAGAGGGCGGACAGGATGAGCTGTTAAAAATGCTGGCTGACCAGATCACCGATAATGCCTTTATGATGGCCGGACTGGAAACTGACAAATCAGCCATGGTCCGTCGGATCAATCATATCATGAATAACATATTGAAAAGCTGATTTTGAATACTTATTACATTGAGACATACGGCTGTCAGATGAATGTATATGACAGCGAAATTATTGCTGCCATCCTGCAATCAGAGGGATTGGAAGAAGTTGATTCGCCGGAAAAAGCGGATCTGGTTCTTTTAAATACCTGCAGTGTGCGGGATTTGGCCGAACAAAAAATTCATACCCGTCTCGGACAACTTCGGGTGATACAGAAAAGATCCAATCCAGAGATGAAAATGGGAGTCGTAGGATGTATGGCTCAAAACCTGAAAAAGGATATTCTCCGGAAAAAACCCTATGTCAATTTTATCCTGGGACCTGATTCGTACCGCCACCTCCCGGCCATACTGAAATCCGGGAATATTCCGAAGAAAGTTATAGATACGCAACTTTCTTCCCTGGAGCTGTATGACGGTCTTTTTCCGGCACGTCATGAAGGTATCAATGCATGGATTTCAATTTCCCGGGGTTGTGATAAATTTTGTACTTACTGCATTGTTCCATATACCCGGGGACGCGAAAGAAGCCGGAAACCGGAAAGTATTCTGGAAGAAGCAAAACAGGCTGTCAACAAGGGTTTTGTTGAAATAACCCTTCTTGGACAGAACGTAAATTCTTACAATTCTTCCACCGGCGGATTCCCGGATCTGCTGGCACAACTCGCCGGAATACAGGGACTTCTGAGAATCCGGTATACATCACCCCATCCCGGGGATGTGAGTGATGATCTGATTGCGGTCCATAAAGATTTTTACCCTCGTATATGCAACCATATTCACCTGCCTTTGCAAAGCGGCTCGAATGCTGTCTTGAATGCCATGAACAGGACATACACCCGGGAACACTATCTCCAATTGGTAGAAAAAATCCGAAAAGCTGTCCCAGATATGGCCATCACCACAGACATGATCGTGGGTTTTCCGGGAGAAACGGAAAAAGATTATGAAGACACGCTGGATATGATGAAACAAGTCCGCTATGATGCCGCTTTTATGTTTAAATACTCACCACGTCCCGGAACTAAAGCAGCTAAAATGCCGGATAACGTTCCAGACGATGAAAAATCCAGGCGTTTGAACCAGATGATTCGTCTCCAGCACCGGCATACTCTGGAGAAAAACCGGACCCTGATTGGGAAAAAAGTGGAAATCCTTGTAGAAAAAGAAAGTAAAAAACGCTCCAACGAAATGATGGGACGGACATCCACCAATAAAATTGTCGTATTCCCCGCTCACCACTATAAACCCAAAGAACTGATTACAAGAACCATTACGGATGCTCAGGGAGTCACCTTATTGAGTGCTGATTGACGAGTTGATGTGTGGGTTGCAGGCTGTCGGAGTCAACTGTATCAAGGTACATCACTCATCACTAAAAACTCTTAAAATCTAAACATTACCGGCCGATGATCGGACAATACTTCAAAATAATCGGAGAATATTTTATCAAGGCTCAGGGTAGTCACAGTTGAATTTTCATAGGCTTCAAAGAGGGCACGGGTAATCAATATATTGTCAATAAAACTGGGCCATCCGGGATAGGATGCGTAATCAGGGTCCTTTGCCAGCTCAGCCGTAACAAACAAAAAATCATCCGGATGATCAAGAATCGCCTCAAAGCTGTATTGACCGCTGCTCGTGGTCACATCATCATTCCAGTCCCCGGCTATGATCCAGGAAGAGATCCCCGGATTTTGAGACTGGAGATACTCTGCAATAATCTGTGATGCCTGATGCCTCCTATCCCGTGAACTGACATCCCCCTTGGCTTTCATGTGAATATCTGCCACATTGAAAATGAAAAGAGAATCTCCCCTGTTCCAGCGGAATTTCACATTTAATGGCGGTCGGGATGCAAAAAAATACGAATCATTCACAAACAGTTCCCGAATGTTTAACGCCGAAAATTCCTCTTTTTGCCAGGCTATCACATAATGCATCATATAGGTCTCTGTGGAAACGGCGGTCTCATAATCAGGAATATTCCTAAACATGCGTTGAAAACTGGCCGTATTTTCTATTTCCTGAAAACAATATATATCCGCATGGAGGGAATCAAGAATTGCCTGAAGG
The genomic region above belongs to Candidatus Neomarinimicrobiota bacterium and contains:
- a CDS encoding endonuclease/exonuclease/phosphatase family protein encodes the protein MVHLKLKSMFLKRITYLLGIAVIGFTSCAQLTNENKDVPEWTLASVDDPDKIEIVTWNVQNFPKSGETIDRLQAILDSLHADIYCFQEIENTASFQRMFRNIPDYETAVSTETYMMHYVIAWQKEEFSALNIRELFVNDSYFFASRPPLNVKFRWNRGDSLFIFNVADIHMKAKGDVSSRDRRHQASQIIAEYLQSQNPGISSWIIAGDWNDDVTTSSGQYSFEAILDHPDDFLFVTAELAKDPDYASYPGWPSFIDNILITRALFEAYENSTVTTLSLDKIFSDYFEVLSDHRPVMFRF
- the htpG gene encoding molecular chaperone HtpG, producing MTEQLKTYEYQTEIKRILDIVIHSIYSNTDVFIRELISNASDALEKFRHIILTEESVVDKEIPQEIRISIEKEAGNLVIEDTGVGMTKEELIENLGTIAHSGTAEFLKQLQKHPGQSAEIIGQFGLGFYSVFMVSDHVKVITRSYKPAAKGYVWESDGASGYTIAREEGIKRGTRIVIHLKEEKKEYLDEEKLKEIIHEYSNFVTFPILLSGKKINTIQAIWTRRPREIKEEEYTEFYKFISNTESEPLFRLHTSSDAPIQLNALLYIPKENYEIFGLNRLDPGVHLYCNKVLIQSKVKDLLPEYLRFVKGVVDSEDLPLNISRETLQDNHLVKKIGKHLTKKILSTLKNQKKENPEKYRDFWKQFSNFIKEGANTDYENREDLAELLLFESSKTKAGEWTSLEEYVSRAPEDQKEIYYLTGTSRDELENSPYMESFRAADIEIFYLTNPIDDFVMTSIREYKEKNLVSADNANIKLPQKADKADSKDEGKEKDKADDKEMKGFIKWLAKHLKDRISEVKVSERLVDSPALLVNPDDMMTVHMQKILEQAGQSLYSSGKKVLEINPKHDLIRKMVNLKKEGGQDELLKMLADQITDNAFMMAGLETDKSAMVRRINHIMNNILKS
- the miaB gene encoding tRNA (N6-isopentenyl adenosine(37)-C2)-methylthiotransferase MiaB, translating into MNVYDSEIIAAILQSEGLEEVDSPEKADLVLLNTCSVRDLAEQKIHTRLGQLRVIQKRSNPEMKMGVVGCMAQNLKKDILRKKPYVNFILGPDSYRHLPAILKSGNIPKKVIDTQLSSLELYDGLFPARHEGINAWISISRGCDKFCTYCIVPYTRGRERSRKPESILEEAKQAVNKGFVEITLLGQNVNSYNSSTGGFPDLLAQLAGIQGLLRIRYTSPHPGDVSDDLIAVHKDFYPRICNHIHLPLQSGSNAVLNAMNRTYTREHYLQLVEKIRKAVPDMAITTDMIVGFPGETEKDYEDTLDMMKQVRYDAAFMFKYSPRPGTKAAKMPDNVPDDEKSRRLNQMIRLQHRHTLEKNRTLIGKKVEILVEKESKKRSNEMMGRTSTNKIVVFPAHHYKPKELITRTITDAQGVTLLSAD